A stretch of DNA from Curtobacterium sp. MCBD17_035:
CGTCGTGCGGCCCGCGGTGGCGCCGATGAGGAACCCGCGCGCCATCTGGTCGCCAGCGGCCCACAGGGCGTCGCCGGTGCGCTGGAACCCGAACATCGAGTAGAAGACGTAGACCGGGATGAGCGGCTCACCCTGCGTCGAGTAGGACGTGCCGACCGCGGTGAAGGCCGCGAGGGCTCCCGCTTCGTTGATCCCGACGTGGATGATCTGTCCCTGCGGGCTCTCCTTGTAGGCGAGGAGGAGCTCGCGGTCGACCGAGGTGTAGTGCTGGCCGTTCGGGTTGTAGATCTTCGCGGTCGGGAAGTACGCGTCCATGCCGAACGTGCGGGCCTCGTCCGGGATGATCGGCACGACGCGGTCGCCGAAGTCGGGGGAGCGGAGCAGGTCCTTGAGCAGGCGGGCGAACGCCATGGTCGTCGCGACCTCTTGCTTGCCCGAGCCCTTCTTGCCGATGGCGTAGCGGCCGTCGTCCGGCAGCGTCACCTGCGTGTACTTGGTCCGGCGCTCCGGGACGTACCCGCCGAGGGCACGCCGACGCTCGTGCATGTACTGCACGGCCTCGTCGTCGTGTCCGGGGTGGTAGTACGGCGGCAGGTAGGGGTTCTCGTCGAGCTGCGCGTCCGACACGGGGATCCGCATCTCGTCGCGGAACTGCTTGAGGTTGTCGAGCGTCAGCTTCTTCATCTGGTGGGTCGCGTTGCGGCCCTCGAAGCTCGGACCGAGTCCGTAGCCCTTGACCGTCTTGGCCAGGATGACCGTCGGCTGGCCCTTGTGCTCGGAGGCCGCCTTGAACGCCGCGTACACCTTGCGGTAGTCGTGGCCGCCGCGCTTGAGGTTCCAGATCTGGTCGTCCGTGTAGTCCTCGACGAGTGCGAGCGCCTTCGGGTCGCGTCCGAAGAAGTTCTCGCGGACGTACGCGCCGTTCTCGGCCTTGTACGTCTGGTAGTCACCGTCGGGGGTGCGGTTCATCAGGTTGAGGAGCGCGCCCTCGGTGTCGCGGGCGAGGAGGTCGTCCCACTCGCGACCCCAGACGACCTTGATGACGTTCCAGCCCGCACCGCGGAAGAACGCCTCGAGCTCCTGGATGATCTTGCCGTTGCCGCGCACCGGGCCGTCGAGGCGCTGGAGGTTGCAGTTGATGACGAAGTTCAGGTTGTCGAGGCCGTCGTTCGCCGCGACCTGCAGCTGGCCCCGGGACTCGACCTCGTCCATCTCGCCGTCGCCGAGGAACGCCCACACCTGCTGCTCCGAGGCGTCCTTGATGCCGCGGTTCGTCAGGTACTTGGCCTGCTGCGCCTGGTAGATCGCGTTGATCGGCCCGATGCCCATCGAGACCGTCGGGAACTGCCAGAACGAGGGCATGAGACGCGGGTGCGGGTACGACGACAGTCCGCCGCCCTGGTGCGAGTGCTCCTGCCGGAAGCCGTCGAGCTGGTCCTCGCTGAGACGGCCCTCCAGGTACGCCCGGGCGTACATGCCGGGGGAGGCGTGGCCCTGGAAGAAGACCTGGTCGCCGCCGGACGGGTGGTCCTGCGCGCGGAAGAAGTGGTTGTAGCCGACCTCGTACAGGGCGGCGCTCGACGCGTAGGTCGAGATGTGGCCGCCGACCGCGACACCGGGGCGCTGGGCGCGGTGCACCGTGATGGCGGCGTTCCAGCGGATCCAGCGGCGGTAGCGGCGCTCGAGGTCCTCGTCGCCCGGGAACTCCGGCTCGTTCTCGGGCGCGATGGTGTTGACGTAGTCGGTGGTCGGGACCATCGGCACGCCCAGGTGGAGCTCGCGCGAGCGTTGCAGCAGGCTGAGCATGACCTCGCGCCCCCGGCCGTGGCCGTTCGCGGCGACCAGGCCGTCGAGGGACTCACGCCACTCGGCGGTCTCCTCCGGGTCCTGGTCCTGGGTGTCGGCACCCGCGATCCATGGCTGACGCTGGGGGTCCTGGTCGTTCACCGTCACCGTTGACCTCGTTCGTTCGTGGTGGACATGTCGATGCATCCGTCGCCGGGTCACGACGCGTGGATGGGCGAGACCACTCTAGTTCCCGCGTCCGACGCGCTCGCGCGGCTCGGTGCCAGCGCACGCGGCAACAGGCACCGCGCTTGCGTTCGCGTGCCGTCGGCGTAGGATCTCACGTCGTGCGCGCGCCCGCCCGGGTATGCGCGTGATGCAGCCGGGACCCATGCCGTCCCGCGACCGGGGCAGACCCAGAGAGAAGCACGCCAGATGGCACTCGAGATCGGTTCCCTCGCTCCCGACTTCGAACTGCCGGACCAGCGCGGCGAGCACGTCCGCCTCAGCGACTTCCGCGGCGTGCGTCCGGTGGCGCTCGTGTTCTTCCCGCTCGCGTTCTCCTCGACCTGCACGAGCGAGCTCTGCGCGCTCCGCGACAACATCGCGATGTTCGCCGACCACCGCGTCGAGCTCATCGGCATCAGCGTCGACTCGAAGGCCACGCTCCGCTCGTTCGCCGACTCGAACGGGTACGACTTCACGCTGCTCGCGGACTTCTGGCCCCACGGTGCGGTCAGCAAGGAGTACGGGGTCTTCCTCGAGAAGAAGGGCTTCGCGAACCGCGCGACGTTCGTCATCGACACCGACGGTCGGATCCGCGCCTCGATCATCACCGAGCCGGGGCTCGCCCGCGACGTCAGCGAGTACCGAGCCGCGCTCGATCGCCTGACGCCCGCACCCGCCGCCGTCTGAGCCGTGCGGCGAGGGGCCGTGCGCCGAGGGGCCGTGCGCCGAGGGGCCGTGCGCCGAGGGGCCGTGCGCCGAGGGGCCGTGCGCCGAGGGGCCGTGCCGATCCGGCACGGCCCCTCGGTCGTCAGACGCCCACGGCCTGCCGGACGGATGGGTCCTGGACGAAGGCCGCGACGGCGGTGGCGAGCACGGCCTCCGTGGCCGCCTCGCGCGTCGCGGCACCGAACATCGCATGGTCGGCCTCCGGGAGCTCCACGACCCGGAGCGTCCCGGGCAGGTGCGCGAGCCGGTGGGCTGCCGTGGCGCCGCCTCGTGCCCGGAAGACGGCGCCGTCGCCCGGACCGAGCACGAGGGTCACGTCGGTGCCGGCCGCGAGCGGCGCGCGGATGACGGGTTCGACGAACTGCACGTGTCCACGCCGGGCCAGCGCCAACGCCACGCGGTACGGCAGGTGCCGCTTGACGGCGGCGACGAGCGCGTCACGGCGTGTGCGGACGTGGGGCCGTGCCTCCGCGTCCGCGGCCGCGACGGCACCCGGTGCTGCGGGGCGGGACCGGTAGTCCGCCTGGCTGAGGCCGACCACGAACCCGGCACGACCCGCGGCGACCTGGAGGCCCAACCACCCGCCGACCGAGAGTCCGACGATCCCGACCCGGTCGGCCGGGAGCGCGAGGTGGTCGAGGACGTGGCTGACGTCGTCGATCCACTCCTGGGTGAAGAGCAGGCTCGGCTCGTCGGCGACGACGGGTCCGGTCTCGCCCGTGCCCCGACGGTCGACACGGACGGACCGGATGCCGGCCGCGGCGAGTCGTCGAGCGAGGTCGACCTGCAGGCGCGTGACGCCGATGCGGTGTTCGGACGAACCGTTGAGCAGCACCACGGTCGGGGCGTCGTCGTCGCCGTGCCGCGGCCTGGTGTCGACGGCGAAGAGGTGGTCCGGTCCGATGCGGACGAGGTGTTCCTCGACGTCCTGGTCGACGACCGCCCGCTCGGTCGGGACGAGCTCCATCGGCGCCGGGACGGGCTCGGGCGGCACACGGCGGGTCACCCACTCGCCGACGGCGTCGACGCTCGCGGCGGGGATGCGCGCGGAGAGGCTCGACACGCCGAGGAGCGCCTCGTGCCCATCGACCCGCACGATGTCGATCCCGTCCCGGTCGTACCCGGCCGGGACACGGCGGTCCCCGTCGTTCCGCACCGCCACGAGCACGGGCATGCGGTCGGCCGGTCCGGTCGGATACCCGAGGGCCCCGATCGCCGCTGCCTGGTCGGCGGGGATGTCGGCACCCACCACGGTGACCGTGCCGTCGTGGGCGGTGGTGACCGCCGATCCGGGTCTGGTGTCGATCCCCGCCACCGAGACCGCGGCGAGTGCCCGTGCCGCGCGGAGCCAGGAGCGTCCGGACCGCGGCGGGTCCCAGAGCACGAGCCCCGCGGCGTCCGGGTCGTCGTCGGCGGCCGCGGCCGCGACGAGGGCCCCGGACGCGAGGCCGACGTACACGATTCGGGTGCAGCCGGCGGTGCGCAGCGCCTCCGCCGCGAGCCGTGCGCCGTCACGATGGGACGTCGCGGTCGCGGCGACGACGGAGTCCCCGCTGCCGGGGTGGTCGTAGCGGACGGAGGCGATGCCGTGGTCCGCGAGTCGCGCGGCGAGGAGGCGTTCGGTCCGGTAGGCGAGGACGTGCTCGTGCCCGAACGGTGGGCAGACGACGACCCCGGTGGAACCGGGCCGGGTGGGGCGTTCGACGGTCGCGAGCACGGCCCCACCGCCGAGCCACGTGTCGAGCGCCGGCATCAGCGCAGCGACAGCTGGTCGAGCGTCGAGACCGGCCAGTCGGCGAGCGAGGTCCCGAACGTGCGGAAGAGGGCGAGCGTGATCCGCTCCATGCCGAACGCGATGCACGACGTGTGGGCGACGCTGCCGTCCGCGGTCGTGATCCCGAAGGGCGCGCCGAAGTGGTCGGCCGCACTGTTCGCACTGGCGATCGCGGTGCCGTCGGAGAGCCCGGGGTAGATCGGGACGGTGACCTCGATCTTCAGCTCGTCGGTGAGCTGGTTCGCGGCGAGGAACTTGCCGGCACGGCCGAAGAAGGGGTCGTTCGCGGGGACGCGGGTGACGTCGAGCCCGAGGGCGGCGAGCATCGCGGCCTGGCGCTCGCTCCACGTGTTGCGGAAGGTCCTGGCGTCGTCCTCGCCGCCCACGTAGACGAACTCGTGCATGCGGAACGACTGGAGCCGCATCGGGTCGTCGGAGGGCTCGTGGCGGAACGTGTACCCGACGACGTCGAACACGCGACCGTCGACCTGCTGGCCCGCCAGGTGGTCGTAGAGCGGGTGGCACACGGCGGACACGAGCATGGTCTCGCCGGGGTGCAGGAACCGGTCCCAGTCCTCGCCCGCGGCACGCGCGGCGAGGAGCGCGGCGTGGTCGCGGTCGGAGCCCGTGAACGTGTGGATGGCACCCGTGAGCTGCGGGAACGAGGCCACGTAGTCGGTGCGCTCGAAGGCGGACCGGGCGATGACCGGGGCGAAGCGGATCCGCTCCGGGGCGAGCTCGGCGAACCCGAGCGTGATGTACCGGTCGACGGCGTCGACGACGTCGTCGAACGTGCCGTTGCGGCCGAAGAGGCCGGGCTCCCCGGCGGGGACGAGGAGGCCGGCGTCGACGAGCTCGTCGCGGAACGCGAGGCGGGCGGTGTCGAGGTCGGTGGTCTGCGGTGCTGTTGTCGTGTCGGTCACGGGTTCGACCTTCCGTTGCTGATGGTTGCGATCTTGGCGTTGTGGTGCAGGATGCGGTCGTTGCCGACCATGAGGGCGGTGCCGTGCGCGTCGCGCACGATCCGGCCCAGGCTCGACGGGTCTCCGAGCCGGTACCCCGCGATGCCCGTGATCACGAGCGCGCGGGAGACGATGTCGAGCACGGCTTCGCTCGCCGTG
This window harbors:
- the aceE gene encoding pyruvate dehydrogenase (acetyl-transferring), homodimeric type; translated protein: MHRHVHHERTRSTVTVNDQDPQRQPWIAGADTQDQDPEETAEWRESLDGLVAANGHGRGREVMLSLLQRSRELHLGVPMVPTTDYVNTIAPENEPEFPGDEDLERRYRRWIRWNAAITVHRAQRPGVAVGGHISTYASSAALYEVGYNHFFRAQDHPSGGDQVFFQGHASPGMYARAYLEGRLSEDQLDGFRQEHSHQGGGLSSYPHPRLMPSFWQFPTVSMGIGPINAIYQAQQAKYLTNRGIKDASEQQVWAFLGDGEMDEVESRGQLQVAANDGLDNLNFVINCNLQRLDGPVRGNGKIIQELEAFFRGAGWNVIKVVWGREWDDLLARDTEGALLNLMNRTPDGDYQTYKAENGAYVRENFFGRDPKALALVEDYTDDQIWNLKRGGHDYRKVYAAFKAASEHKGQPTVILAKTVKGYGLGPSFEGRNATHQMKKLTLDNLKQFRDEMRIPVSDAQLDENPYLPPYYHPGHDDEAVQYMHERRRALGGYVPERRTKYTQVTLPDDGRYAIGKKGSGKQEVATTMAFARLLKDLLRSPDFGDRVVPIIPDEARTFGMDAYFPTAKIYNPNGQHYTSVDRELLLAYKESPQGQIIHVGINEAGALAAFTAVGTSYSTQGEPLIPVYVFYSMFGFQRTGDALWAAGDQMARGFLIGATAGRTTLTGEGLQHADGHSLLLASTNPAVVAYDPAYGYEIAHIVQSGLDRMYGTNEDGSPKHADPNVMYYLTVYNEPLVQPAEPEHVDIDGIVRGMYLLKAAEHDGPKAQLLASGVAVPWILEAQQLLAQDWGVSADVWSVTSWNELRRDGLAAASDAFLHPEEQPRTPFVTEKLQGTHGPVVAVSDWSHAVPDQIREFVPSDYATLGADGFGFSDTRAAARRVFLIDGPSVVVRTLQQLVRRGEMDPSVVRQAIDKYRLWDVTAGTTGSAGGES
- a CDS encoding peroxiredoxin, translating into MALEIGSLAPDFELPDQRGEHVRLSDFRGVRPVALVFFPLAFSSTCTSELCALRDNIAMFADHRVELIGISVDSKATLRSFADSNGYDFTLLADFWPHGAVSKEYGVFLEKKGFANRATFVIDTDGRIRASIITEPGLARDVSEYRAALDRLTPAPAAV
- a CDS encoding alpha/beta fold hydrolase, producing the protein MPALDTWLGGGAVLATVERPTRPGSTGVVVCPPFGHEHVLAYRTERLLAARLADHGIASVRYDHPGSGDSVVAATATSHRDGARLAAEALRTAGCTRIVYVGLASGALVAAAAADDDPDAAGLVLWDPPRSGRSWLRAARALAAVSVAGIDTRPGSAVTTAHDGTVTVVGADIPADQAAAIGALGYPTGPADRMPVLVAVRNDGDRRVPAGYDRDGIDIVRVDGHEALLGVSSLSARIPAASVDAVGEWVTRRVPPEPVPAPMELVPTERAVVDQDVEEHLVRIGPDHLFAVDTRPRHGDDDAPTVVLLNGSSEHRIGVTRLQVDLARRLAAAGIRSVRVDRRGTGETGPVVADEPSLLFTQEWIDDVSHVLDHLALPADRVGIVGLSVGGWLGLQVAAGRAGFVVGLSQADYRSRPAAPGAVAAADAEARPHVRTRRDALVAAVKRHLPYRVALALARRGHVQFVEPVIRAPLAAGTDVTLVLGPGDGAVFRARGGATAAHRLAHLPGTLRVVELPEADHAMFGAATREAATEAVLATAVAAFVQDPSVRQAVGV
- a CDS encoding amino acid--[acyl-carrier-protein] ligase, producing the protein MTDTTTAPQTTDLDTARLAFRDELVDAGLLVPAGEPGLFGRNGTFDDVVDAVDRYITLGFAELAPERIRFAPVIARSAFERTDYVASFPQLTGAIHTFTGSDRDHAALLAARAAGEDWDRFLHPGETMLVSAVCHPLYDHLAGQQVDGRVFDVVGYTFRHEPSDDPMRLQSFRMHEFVYVGGEDDARTFRNTWSERQAAMLAALGLDVTRVPANDPFFGRAGKFLAANQLTDELKIEVTVPIYPGLSDGTAIASANSAADHFGAPFGITTADGSVAHTSCIAFGMERITLALFRTFGTSLADWPVSTLDQLSLR